Proteins encoded in a region of the Bacilli bacterium genome:
- a CDS encoding DUF5665 domain-containing protein has translation MSRSQQETKNIPALAKLHEEVAKLTRTVERARIADYVQLLDHPRKLIFANLIAGIARGVGIAIGLTVFAGTILYFLRMLGALDLPIIGGYIAEIVKVVQAQLEGRRF, from the coding sequence ATGTCTCGGTCACAGCAAGAAACAAAGAACATTCCCGCATTGGCAAAGCTGCATGAGGAAGTCGCCAAGCTGACCCGGACGGTGGAGCGGGCGCGCATCGCCGATTATGTGCAGCTTTTGGACCATCCGCGCAAATTGATTTTCGCCAATTTAATTGCCGGCATCGCCAGAGGTGTCGGCATTGCCATTGGCTTGACCGTGTTCGCGGGAACGATCCTTTATTTTTTGCGCATGCTGGGAGCGCTTGATCTTCCGATTATCGGCGGCTATATTGCGGAAATTGTCAAAGTCGTGCAGGCGCAGCTCGAAGGCAGAAGGTTTTAA
- a CDS encoding TraR/DksA C4-type zinc finger protein encodes MKLTEKQIRRLKQRLLAEKAEIKHMDERGDHFGLSGSFRDSTGELSVNDNHPGDAGTEMFERGKDIALNERNEERQEEIERALAAMENGTYGICAACGKHIPYQRLKALPTARYCIEHVPDPGLSGRRPAEERYLRPPFGRTSFDKRDDETEFDGEDAWQVVEQWGTANTPAMAEDPDVYSYDNLYIESDENDGYVEPLESFLATDITGNHVLVVRNNEYRKYIARGEGDDSLKLE; translated from the coding sequence ATGAAACTGACTGAAAAACAAATCCGGCGTTTGAAACAGCGCCTGCTCGCGGAAAAAGCCGAAATCAAGCACATGGACGAACGCGGCGACCATTTCGGGCTGTCCGGTTCATTCCGCGACTCAACAGGCGAGCTGTCAGTCAACGACAACCACCCTGGCGACGCCGGCACGGAAATGTTCGAACGCGGCAAAGACATCGCGCTGAACGAGCGCAATGAAGAACGGCAGGAAGAGATCGAACGGGCGCTTGCCGCAATGGAAAACGGAACATACGGCATTTGCGCCGCGTGCGGCAAACACATTCCGTATCAAAGGCTTAAAGCTCTCCCCACCGCCCGCTATTGCATCGAGCATGTTCCGGACCCCGGCCTCTCCGGCCGCCGTCCGGCGGAGGAGCGGTATTTGCGTCCGCCCTTCGGGCGAACGAGCTTCGATAAGCGCGATGATGAAACCGAGTTCGACGGGGAAGACGCCTGGCAAGTTGTCGAACAGTGGGGCACCGCCAACACCCCGGCGATGGCGGAAGACCCCGATGTATACAGCTATGACAATTTGTATATTGAATCCGACGAAAACGACGGATATGTCGAACCCCTGGAAAGTTTTCTCGCGACGGACATTACGGGGAATCATGTGCTGGTCGTTCGCAACAACGAATACCGGAAATACATTGCGCGAGGCGAGGGCGACGATTCGCTGAAACTCGAATAA
- the lspA gene encoding signal peptidase II, with the protein MIYYVIALAVILLDRITKLLVVDKLDLYETIPVIGRFLSISSHRNRGGAFSILQNQRTFFIIVTIVIVAGIVWYLQKLIKRGGNRLLATGLGFVMGGAIGNFIDRVTTGEVVDFVQLHFVFAFFGKHVDYIFPIFNVADVCIDVGIGLILLDTILKSRREKKGLPNEV; encoded by the coding sequence TTGATTTATTATGTTATCGCGCTTGCGGTAATTTTACTTGACCGGATTACCAAATTGCTGGTTGTCGACAAACTTGATTTGTATGAAACGATTCCGGTAATTGGCCGGTTTCTTTCGATTTCGTCGCACCGCAATCGGGGCGGCGCCTTCAGCATTTTGCAAAATCAGCGGACATTTTTTATCATCGTCACCATTGTGATTGTCGCGGGTATCGTTTGGTATTTGCAGAAACTCATCAAACGGGGCGGCAACCGCTTGCTTGCGACCGGCCTTGGGTTTGTCATGGGCGGCGCGATCGGGAATTTTATCGACCGGGTGACGACGGGGGAAGTTGTTGATTTTGTGCAGTTGCATTTTGTTTTTGCTTTTTTTGGCAAGCATGTCGATTACATTTTCCCCATTTTCAACGTGGCCGATGTCTGTATTGATGTCGGTATCGGCTTGATTTTGCTCGATACGATCTTAAAGTCCCGCCGCGAAAAGAAAGGGCTGCCGAATGAAGTTTGA
- a CDS encoding RluA family pseudouridine synthase: MSPDEWEEEEGANASSQLVAWHIDPSEAGERIDKVVSDRLGSDFSRTQVQQWIKDGLLKIDGHVVKANYRPASGQQAELFVPPPAATEILPENIPLDIVYEDADVIVVNKPRGMVVHPAPGHYAGTLVNALLYHCRDLSGINGALRPGIVHRIDKDTSGLIMAAKNDRAHRGLAGQLQEHSVTRIYTALVHGNVVHDTGTVDAPIGRDPRDRKLFTVIAENSKEAITHFTVIERFPGYTLLQLRLKTGRTHQIRVHMQFIGHPLVGDPQYGKKGGITMNGQALHAGVLGFRHPRTAAYLEFRAPLPQDMEHILQRLRSL, from the coding sequence ATGAGCCCCGATGAATGGGAAGAGGAAGAAGGCGCAAACGCATCCTCGCAACTTGTTGCGTGGCATATCGACCCGTCCGAAGCCGGGGAACGCATCGACAAGGTGGTCTCCGATCGCCTGGGAAGCGACTTTTCCCGCACGCAAGTGCAGCAGTGGATCAAAGATGGTTTGCTTAAAATCGACGGCCACGTTGTCAAAGCCAATTATCGTCCGGCAAGCGGGCAGCAAGCGGAGCTCTTTGTTCCGCCGCCTGCGGCAACCGAAATTTTGCCGGAAAATATTCCGCTAGACATTGTTTACGAAGACGCCGATGTAATTGTCGTGAACAAACCGCGGGGAATGGTCGTGCATCCCGCGCCCGGCCATTATGCCGGCACCCTGGTGAACGCGCTGCTATATCACTGCCGCGATTTGTCGGGAATAAACGGGGCGTTGCGCCCGGGCATCGTGCACCGCATCGATAAGGACACATCGGGATTGATAATGGCGGCGAAAAATGACAGGGCGCACCGGGGCCTGGCGGGACAATTGCAAGAACATTCGGTTACCCGTATCTATACCGCGCTTGTGCACGGCAACGTCGTCCACGATACGGGCACGGTGGATGCGCCGATCGGGCGCGATCCGCGCGACCGCAAGCTGTTCACGGTAATAGCGGAAAACAGCAAAGAGGCCATAACGCACTTCACGGTAATCGAGCGGTTTCCCGGATACACGCTGTTGCAACTGCGGCTTAAAACCGGCAGAACGCACCAAATCCGCGTCCATATGCAGTTTATCGGCCACCCGCTGGTAGGTGATCCCCAATATGGCAAAAAGGGCGGCATTACCATGAACGGGCAAGCGCTGCATGCCGGCGTTTTGGGTTTCAGGCATCCGCGGACCGCGGCTTATTTGGAATTTCGCGCTCCGCTGCCGCAGGATATGGAACACATATTGCAGCGGCTGCGGTCGCTGTAA